In Streptomyces chartreusis, the following proteins share a genomic window:
- a CDS encoding ATP-binding protein — MIEHADGAVIPTGFDVPVEPLRRAAHYSGEPGCIAEARSFAALFLGRLRTEWCASIGAPVEDKVLLVVSELVTNADRHSNGPYILDLEGTDDAVSVCVYDSSSALPRRYPKDPERVGRHGLEIVHALAAEVAVERVPVGKRVRAVLRLADE; from the coding sequence ATGATCGAGCACGCGGACGGGGCAGTGATTCCTACTGGTTTCGACGTGCCCGTGGAACCACTGAGGCGGGCAGCGCACTACAGCGGTGAACCGGGATGCATCGCCGAGGCGCGGTCCTTCGCCGCGCTGTTCCTCGGCCGGCTCAGGACCGAGTGGTGCGCCAGCATCGGCGCGCCCGTCGAGGACAAGGTGCTCCTGGTGGTCAGCGAGCTGGTCACCAACGCCGACCGGCACAGCAACGGCCCGTACATCCTGGACCTGGAGGGCACGGACGACGCGGTGTCGGTCTGCGTGTACGACAGCAGCTCCGCCCTGCCCCGCCGTTACCCCAAGGACCCCGAGCGGGTCGGCCGGCACGGCCTGGAGATAGTCCACGCGCTCGCGGCCGAGGTCGCCGTCGAGCGCGTACCGGTCGGCAAGCGGGTACGGGCGGTGCTGCGGCTCGCCGACGAGTGA
- a CDS encoding serine/threonine-protein kinase, which yields MARDTSLFSGRPSELIGRQVAGYRIEREIGRGGMAVVYRARDLRLERTVALKLLAPELARNDTFRRRFSHESRTAAALDHPHIVPVFEAGETDGVLYIAMRYVAGSDLRHLLDREGPLPPGTALRIAAQVASALDAAHEHGLVHRDVKPGNILVARGTDSDHPEHVYLTDFGLTKKSLSLTGFTTVGQFVGTLDYVAPEQISGKPVDARCDVYGFACVVYECLAGHPPFRRDDDMALLWAHQYDEPPPLTEARPDLAATVDAVFADALAKSPDRRQDSCLAFVAELRAAVAGGTGAGHAPTEVDLRVAGAREEPADAGDSRGRATAEPQSKEPSRESGRYEPKPPPRWAEPVFRR from the coding sequence ATGGCCCGTGACACGAGCCTGTTCTCCGGCCGGCCCTCCGAGCTGATCGGCCGGCAGGTCGCCGGCTACCGCATCGAGCGCGAGATCGGCCGGGGCGGCATGGCGGTGGTCTACCGGGCGCGGGACCTGCGCCTGGAGCGCACCGTCGCGCTGAAACTCCTCGCCCCCGAGCTCGCCCGCAACGACACCTTCCGCCGCCGCTTCAGCCACGAGTCCCGGACCGCCGCCGCGCTCGACCACCCGCACATCGTGCCCGTCTTCGAGGCGGGCGAGACCGACGGTGTCCTGTACATCGCCATGCGCTACGTCGCCGGCAGCGACCTGCGCCACCTCCTGGACCGCGAGGGTCCGCTGCCGCCCGGGACGGCCCTGCGCATCGCCGCCCAGGTCGCCTCCGCCCTCGACGCGGCCCACGAGCACGGTCTGGTCCACCGGGACGTCAAGCCCGGCAACATCCTCGTCGCGCGCGGCACCGACAGCGACCACCCCGAGCACGTCTACCTCACCGACTTCGGCCTGACGAAGAAGTCGCTGTCCCTGACCGGCTTCACCACCGTCGGCCAGTTCGTCGGCACCCTCGACTACGTCGCCCCCGAGCAGATCTCCGGCAAGCCGGTCGACGCGCGCTGCGACGTCTACGGGTTCGCCTGCGTGGTCTACGAGTGCCTGGCGGGCCATCCGCCGTTCCGCCGCGACGACGACATGGCCCTGCTGTGGGCCCACCAGTACGACGAGCCGCCGCCCCTGACCGAGGCCCGCCCGGACCTCGCCGCGACGGTCGACGCCGTGTTCGCCGACGCGCTGGCCAAGAGCCCCGACCGGCGGCAGGACTCCTGCCTCGCCTTCGTCGCCGAACTGCGTGCCGCCGTCGCCGGGGGCACCGGGGCGGGACACGCCCCCACCGAGGTGGACCTCCGGGTCGCGGGAGCGCGGGAGGAGCCCGCCGACGCGGGGGATTCGAGGGGGCGTGCCACCGCCGAGCCGCAGTCGAAGGAGCCGTCGCGGGAGTCCGGGCGGTACGAGCCGAAGCCGCCGCCCCGCTGGGCCGAGCCGGTCTTCCGGCGCTGA
- a CDS encoding epoxide hydrolase family protein, translating into MTSSPQDSVRPFRLDIPQSDLDDLHDRLDRTRWPEEIPGSGWAYGVPTDYLRDLVRHWRHVYDWRAAEALLNEWPQFTTTIDGANVHFAHVRSPEPDATPLIITHGWPGSIVEFLDVVGPLADPAAHGGDPADAFHVVVPSIPGFGLSGPTTEPGWEAGRIADAWAELMRRLGYERFGAQGGDWGAAISRELGRAHSERVMGVHLNLLPGAQAATEPTPEQLEALSPEEREQALASWRRWAAWSRDGIGYYHQQATRPQTLAYGLTDSPVGQLAWIVEKFREWTDSEELPEEAVDRDRMLTNVMLYWLTGTAGSSARIYYERAHPQDRVAKPSEPSAAPTALALFPAEPQIPLRHKARRTENLVRWTEFDRGGHFPAMEEPDLLVDDVRAFFRQLRDGSAVS; encoded by the coding sequence ATGACGTCATCGCCCCAGGACAGCGTCCGTCCCTTCCGCCTCGACATCCCGCAGAGCGACCTCGACGATCTGCACGACCGACTCGACCGCACCCGCTGGCCCGAGGAGATCCCCGGTTCGGGGTGGGCGTACGGCGTGCCGACGGACTATCTGCGCGATCTCGTACGGCACTGGCGGCACGTCTACGACTGGCGTGCCGCCGAGGCGCTGCTGAACGAGTGGCCGCAGTTCACGACCACGATCGACGGGGCGAACGTGCATTTCGCGCACGTCCGCTCGCCCGAGCCGGACGCCACGCCGCTGATCATCACGCACGGCTGGCCCGGGTCGATCGTGGAGTTCCTCGACGTGGTGGGCCCGCTGGCCGACCCGGCCGCGCACGGGGGCGATCCGGCGGACGCCTTCCATGTGGTGGTACCGAGCATTCCGGGGTTCGGGCTGTCCGGGCCGACGACGGAGCCGGGCTGGGAGGCGGGCCGCATCGCCGACGCGTGGGCCGAGCTGATGCGCCGGCTCGGCTACGAGCGGTTCGGCGCCCAGGGCGGCGACTGGGGCGCGGCCATCTCCCGTGAGCTGGGGCGGGCGCACTCCGAGCGTGTCATGGGCGTGCATCTCAATCTGCTGCCGGGCGCTCAGGCGGCCACCGAGCCGACGCCGGAGCAACTCGAAGCGCTGAGCCCCGAGGAGCGGGAGCAAGCACTCGCCTCGTGGCGCCGTTGGGCGGCGTGGTCGCGTGACGGGATCGGCTACTACCACCAGCAGGCCACCCGGCCGCAGACCCTCGCGTACGGGCTCACGGACTCGCCGGTGGGTCAACTCGCCTGGATCGTGGAGAAGTTCAGGGAGTGGACGGACTCCGAGGAGCTGCCGGAGGAGGCCGTCGACCGGGACCGGATGCTCACCAACGTGATGCTGTACTGGCTGACCGGGACCGCCGGTTCGTCCGCCCGCATCTACTACGAGCGGGCCCACCCGCAGGACCGGGTGGCGAAGCCCTCCGAGCCGTCCGCCGCGCCCACCGCGCTCGCGCTCTTCCCCGCCGAACCGCAGATCCCGCTCCGGCACAAGGCGCGGCGCACCGAGAACCTGGTGCGCTGGACCGAGTTCGACCGGGGCGGGCACTTCCCGGCCATGGAGGAACCGGATCTGCTGGTGGACGACGTACGGGCGTTCTTCCGGCAGCTGCGGGACGGCTCTGCCGTCAGCTGA
- a CDS encoding ClpP family protease, with protein MTPLSTLAPRAEEGDAPPTRFDDHLAAQLLGQRIVFLGTEVTEASANRICAQLLLLSAEDPRTDISLYINSPGGSVHAGLAVYDTMRLIPNDVSTLAMGFAASMGQFLLCGGTPGKRYALPNARIMMHQGSAGIGGTTADIEIQAENLDHTKVTMERLIAENTGQTPEAIARDGDRDRWFTAEEAREYGMVDRVLESLADVRPAASKRRMGL; from the coding sequence ATGACTCCACTCTCGACGCTCGCGCCGCGTGCCGAGGAGGGCGACGCCCCGCCGACGCGGTTCGACGACCATCTCGCCGCCCAACTGCTCGGCCAGCGCATCGTGTTCCTCGGCACCGAGGTCACCGAGGCGTCCGCGAACCGGATCTGCGCCCAGCTGCTCCTGCTGTCGGCGGAGGACCCGCGCACCGACATCAGCCTGTACATCAACAGCCCGGGCGGCTCGGTGCACGCGGGGCTCGCCGTCTACGACACCATGCGGCTGATCCCGAACGACGTGTCGACCCTCGCCATGGGATTCGCAGCCAGCATGGGCCAGTTCCTGCTCTGCGGCGGCACGCCCGGCAAGCGGTACGCCCTGCCGAACGCCCGGATCATGATGCACCAAGGGTCCGCGGGCATCGGCGGCACCACCGCCGACATCGAGATCCAGGCGGAGAACCTGGACCACACCAAGGTGACCATGGAACGGCTCATCGCCGAGAACACCGGCCAGACCCCGGAGGCCATCGCCCGGGACGGTGACCGGGACCGCTGGTTCACGGCCGAGGAGGCCAGGGAGTACGGCATGGTGGACCGGGTCCTGGAGTCCCTCGCGGACGTCCGCCCGGCCGCCTCGAAGCGACGGATGGGGCTGTGA
- a CDS encoding ClpP family protease, producing the protein MGNYTIPYVIERTAHGERSSDVFSRLLSERIIFLGTEIDDGVANVVIAQLLHLESSAPENEIAIYINSPGGSFTSLMAIYDTMTYVQAPISTFCVGQAASTAAVLLAGGDPGRRFVLEHARVLLGQPAAGGSRGQISDLALQAKEMVRIRSQVEEVLARHTRHDIATLRADMDRDKVFTAQEAVAYGLADEVVSRRLVRV; encoded by the coding sequence ATGGGGAACTACACGATTCCGTACGTGATCGAGCGGACCGCGCACGGCGAGCGCTCCTCGGACGTGTTCAGCCGGCTGCTGTCGGAGCGGATCATCTTCCTCGGCACCGAGATCGACGACGGCGTCGCCAACGTCGTCATCGCGCAGCTCCTGCACCTGGAGTCCTCGGCGCCGGAGAACGAGATCGCGATCTACATCAACTCCCCCGGCGGCTCGTTCACTTCGCTCATGGCCATCTACGACACGATGACGTACGTGCAGGCGCCGATCTCCACGTTCTGCGTGGGGCAGGCCGCCTCCACGGCCGCCGTTCTGCTGGCCGGAGGGGATCCTGGGCGGCGGTTCGTGCTGGAGCACGCGCGCGTGCTGCTCGGCCAGCCCGCCGCCGGGGGCAGCCGGGGCCAGATCTCCGACCTCGCCCTCCAGGCCAAGGAGATGGTCCGGATCCGCTCGCAGGTCGAGGAGGTGCTGGCCCGCCACACCCGTCACGACATCGCGACGCTGCGCGCGGACATGGACCGCGACAAGGTGTTCACCGCGCAGGAGGCCGTCGCGTACGGCCTCGCCGACGAGGTGGTGAGCCGGCGCCTCGTGCGGGTCTGA
- a CDS encoding helix-turn-helix domain-containing protein, which yields MSEQAPNEARVIPLRPPVARPSATRPGTTRPASERPATAPPATAPPRAAPKEPLWRDLVGDVLRRERLAQERTLKDVADAARISMPYLSEVERGRKEASSEVLAAAAHALGLGLGDLLSLAQGELGRVTSRRVPGGSRGRKGSSYDGLCLAA from the coding sequence GTGAGCGAACAAGCGCCGAACGAAGCCCGCGTCATTCCCCTGCGCCCGCCGGTGGCCCGGCCCTCGGCCACGCGCCCGGGAACGACCCGCCCCGCGTCCGAACGCCCTGCCACCGCCCCGCCGGCGACCGCCCCACCCCGGGCAGCACCCAAGGAACCCCTCTGGCGCGACCTCGTCGGCGACGTCCTGCGCCGTGAGCGCCTCGCGCAGGAGCGGACGCTCAAGGACGTCGCCGACGCCGCCCGGATCTCGATGCCGTACCTCTCGGAGGTGGAACGCGGCCGCAAGGAGGCCTCCTCGGAGGTCCTCGCGGCCGCGGCCCACGCCCTCGGGCTCGGGCTCGGCGACCTGCTGTCGCTGGCGCAGGGCGAGCTCGGCAGGGTCACCAGCCGCCGGGTGCCGGGCGGCAGCCGCGGCAGGAAGGGTTCGTCGTACGACGGGCTGTGCCTGGCGGCGTGA
- a CDS encoding DUF6777 domain-containing protein yields the protein MSVEPPSSDRPTGPPSGPLSGPSQPPSGPPSQPPSGGGGTPEPGGPGPRRPWWRSAPRIAAITAVVVAAVVLAVVLSRGDGDGGTGQSGEVFLQAADKTGPDPFTESTANDSSAPPATPSPPTGSTSANELRGVDGGAPGLYGGTRNTSACDVEKQVDFLRSAPDKNKAFASVARVGAADVPAYLRSLTPVQLRLDTRVTNHGYVDGAATSYQAVLQAGTAVLVDDRGEPRVRCACGNPLTQPVPQQGTLKRTGDSWPSYRSSDVVVVTPSRTIINVFVIYDAAGDEWVARHRGDDGDKDRKTHRPAKPTPSVSASTPTTPTTAETSTPENATSEPTTSEPPTTEPETPDTSTPPPPPEEDTTTTSQSAPTEAAPPSPEL from the coding sequence GTGAGCGTCGAACCTCCGTCGTCCGACCGGCCCACAGGACCGCCCTCGGGCCCTCTGTCGGGCCCCTCCCAGCCGCCGTCCGGCCCGCCCTCGCAGCCCCCGTCCGGCGGAGGCGGTACGCCGGAGCCCGGCGGCCCCGGACCCCGACGCCCCTGGTGGCGGTCGGCGCCCCGCATCGCGGCGATCACCGCCGTGGTCGTGGCCGCCGTGGTCCTCGCCGTCGTCCTCTCCCGCGGCGACGGCGACGGCGGCACCGGGCAGAGCGGCGAGGTCTTCCTCCAGGCCGCCGACAAGACGGGCCCCGACCCCTTCACCGAGTCCACCGCCAATGACAGCTCCGCCCCGCCCGCCACCCCGTCCCCGCCCACCGGGTCGACGTCTGCGAACGAGCTGCGCGGCGTCGACGGCGGCGCCCCGGGCCTGTACGGCGGCACCCGCAACACCTCCGCCTGCGACGTGGAGAAGCAGGTCGACTTCCTCCGGTCGGCGCCGGACAAGAACAAGGCGTTCGCGTCGGTCGCCCGCGTCGGCGCCGCCGACGTCCCTGCCTACCTGCGCTCGCTCACTCCCGTCCAGCTCCGCCTGGACACCCGCGTCACCAACCACGGCTACGTCGACGGAGCCGCCACCAGCTACCAGGCCGTCCTCCAGGCGGGCACCGCGGTCCTGGTCGACGACCGCGGGGAGCCCCGGGTGCGGTGTGCCTGCGGCAACCCGCTGACCCAGCCCGTCCCCCAGCAGGGCACGCTGAAGCGGACCGGCGACTCCTGGCCGTCGTACCGCTCCTCGGACGTCGTGGTCGTGACCCCCTCGCGGACGATCATCAACGTGTTCGTCATCTACGACGCCGCCGGCGACGAGTGGGTCGCCCGCCACCGGGGCGACGACGGCGACAAGGACCGCAAGACCCACCGCCCGGCGAAGCCCACCCCGTCGGTGAGCGCCTCGACGCCGACCACGCCGACCACTGCGGAGACCTCCACGCCCGAGAACGCGACCAGCGAGCCGACCACGAGCGAACCCCCGACGACCGAGCCCGAAACGCCCGACACGTCCACCCCGCCGCCCCCTCCGGAAGAAGACACGACCACCACCTCGCAGTCGGCGCCCACCGAGGCCGCACCCCCGTCCCCGGAGCTGTGA
- a CDS encoding DinB family protein, whose product MTDVTEPERALPARTFGWWDMWVAPDDDPRSDGGYVGELATLVGYLGDQRLTFEMKCADLDAEDMARRSVPPSDLSLLGLLRHLAGVEQAWFRRVMAGQDIPRHYRTEDDPNGEFTGAVPDPGVVAEAWATWRSEVAFAERFVAEAPSLDVIGNGGDEPIALRELLVHMIEEYARHNGHADFLRERIDGRVGQ is encoded by the coding sequence ATGACCGATGTCACGGAGCCTGAGAGGGCGCTGCCCGCACGCACCTTCGGGTGGTGGGACATGTGGGTCGCCCCCGACGACGACCCCCGCAGCGACGGCGGCTACGTCGGAGAACTCGCGACCCTCGTCGGCTACCTCGGAGACCAGCGGCTGACGTTCGAGATGAAGTGCGCAGACCTGGACGCCGAGGACATGGCCCGCCGCTCGGTCCCCCCGTCCGACCTCTCCCTGCTGGGCCTGCTGCGCCATCTCGCCGGCGTCGAACAGGCCTGGTTCCGCCGTGTCATGGCCGGGCAGGACATCCCCCGGCACTACCGCACCGAGGACGACCCCAACGGCGAGTTCACCGGCGCCGTACCCGACCCCGGCGTCGTCGCCGAGGCCTGGGCGACCTGGCGCTCGGAAGTCGCCTTCGCGGAGCGCTTCGTGGCCGAGGCACCGAGCCTCGACGTCATCGGCAACGGTGGCGACGAGCCGATCGCCCTGCGCGAACTGCTGGTCCACATGATCGAGGAGTACGCCCGGCACAACGGCCACGCCGACTTCCTGCGCGAGCGGATCGACGGGCGCGTCGGACAGTAG
- a CDS encoding streptophobe family protein, whose translation MSVAPPSRPAVAAHGWVQALAVVLAGLLAMVVVAALGLWAAGAADLPDGAFPRVVAATVVTAVGGTVELSGNAGGLAESDAGLTVIPLSVTLAGALVLAAGFLWPLRHRAVAGARELAGWAARIAVLWLVALLVLAFTARQTFSLSLRDLGQDVLGDLGDLFGISPEIGFTTDVVATVFFGLLWLAGVLVLALLVSRGAPLPGRLLRFQESVRPAAYAMVVLLLVYVGLGVVIGLIVAATRGHAAETFAVILLGMPNLVWFALTIGLGATWNGRVDGPFGLPMPHVLDEVLRGKEVSTVNLGTLAEQDGRVWWLIVVDAVLLLAAAFVMARRSPARIRAWQHAVHMAVALALTVLMICLVGRISAHYGLSVLGIGDLGGDLAGELFLKPEVWGAFGLALLWGLVTGFLGGLLARPLRHRGEVAARTEG comes from the coding sequence GTGAGTGTCGCGCCCCCTTCCCGTCCGGCCGTGGCCGCCCATGGCTGGGTGCAGGCCCTCGCCGTGGTGCTGGCCGGGCTGCTCGCGATGGTGGTCGTCGCGGCGCTCGGCCTGTGGGCGGCCGGGGCGGCGGACCTCCCCGACGGCGCCTTCCCCCGGGTCGTCGCGGCGACCGTGGTCACGGCGGTTGGCGGCACGGTCGAGCTGTCGGGGAACGCAGGAGGGCTCGCCGAGTCCGATGCCGGGCTGACCGTGATCCCGCTGTCCGTCACCCTCGCCGGCGCTCTCGTGCTGGCCGCCGGTTTCCTGTGGCCGCTGCGGCACCGGGCGGTCGCCGGTGCCCGGGAGCTGGCGGGGTGGGCCGCCCGGATCGCCGTACTGTGGCTGGTCGCCCTGCTGGTGCTGGCCTTCACCGCCCGCCAGACCTTCTCCCTGTCCCTGCGCGACCTCGGGCAGGACGTGCTCGGCGACCTCGGTGACCTGTTCGGCATCTCGCCCGAGATCGGCTTCACCACGGACGTGGTGGCGACCGTGTTCTTCGGGCTGCTGTGGCTGGCGGGTGTGCTGGTGCTGGCCCTGCTCGTCTCGCGCGGGGCGCCGTTGCCGGGGCGGCTGCTGCGCTTCCAGGAGTCGGTGCGGCCGGCCGCGTACGCCATGGTGGTGCTGTTGCTGGTGTACGTCGGGCTGGGCGTGGTGATCGGGCTGATCGTCGCGGCGACGCGCGGGCACGCGGCGGAGACGTTCGCGGTGATCCTGCTCGGGATGCCGAACCTGGTGTGGTTCGCCCTCACGATCGGGCTCGGCGCGACCTGGAACGGACGGGTGGACGGGCCGTTCGGGCTGCCCATGCCGCATGTGCTGGACGAGGTGCTGCGCGGCAAGGAGGTGTCCACGGTGAACCTCGGGACGCTCGCCGAGCAGGACGGGCGGGTGTGGTGGCTGATCGTCGTGGACGCGGTGCTGCTGCTGGCGGCCGCGTTCGTGATGGCGCGGCGTTCACCGGCGCGGATCCGTGCCTGGCAGCACGCCGTGCACATGGCGGTCGCGCTGGCGCTGACGGTGCTGATGATCTGCCTCGTCGGCCGGATCTCCGCGCACTACGGCCTGTCGGTGCTGGGCATCGGCGACCTCGGCGGTGATCTGGCCGGCGAGCTGTTCCTGAAGCCCGAGGTGTGGGGCGCCTTCGGGCTGGCGTTGCTGTGGGGGCTGGTCACCGGGTTCCTCGGCGGGCTGCTGGCGCGGCCGCTGCGGCACCGGGGCGAGGTCGCGGCGCGGACCGAGGGCTGA